Part of the Lytechinus variegatus isolate NC3 chromosome 16, Lvar_3.0, whole genome shotgun sequence genome, AAAGTACGTCTTACACTGCGGTTGCattttaaaatgcaaaatgtatGGGCGCCGTCGAAGAAATAGAGAGTTtgtgtttgccccccccccaaaaaaaaaaaaaaagatattacaATTTGTCCTAAAAATGTATGCACATAATTTTGTGCACCAAACGCTCCCTATTTAACCTAATAAAAACCAAGAGACAAGATAAATTTGCTTGCTCGCTCATTTTGCTCCCTcgcttttattacttttttttacaatctaaCTCTTGGCCCctaagaaaaatatatgtatagcCTTGATTTACTTTAAGTCTTGAAGGCTCATTAGGCTCCAGCATTGGTTGCTCATGGGATCCATGGTGTGCTATGattatcatggacctattactcTGTCAGGGtagtagaggtgttgtggctcagtggataagtcttcggaatttgaaccacaaggtccggggttcaaatcccaccgcaacactcgcgtttatctacatttgccactctcgacaaaggtgtagtaaatggaaggaattccttgaatgttcGATGCGgtcgatcagggtagccgtgttaaagccggggtaatagtatgcagcgattagaaatatttgtatttagaGCTATGTAAATGTTGCAtatcattaattattattgttattagtatATCTAAGATAATTATGTTCACAGGGTAACAACTTGGATAATGGGTGGCTTAACTGAAAAGGTCAATGACTGAAATGTGTTTGCTGCGGGGTTTCGTCTCTTTTTGGGGGGCGAACAATATTGAACGACTAAAAGGAAACACCAACAGTTGAATATATCTATAGGATGCTTTTGATTCGCTTTCGAAAACGATCCTAAGTATTAAATTCAATTAATGAGAAGGGTCCGGTGTTTAAGATGCTAAGTATACATGCAGAAGGCTCgttatgatatatatttcattattatgattattacagCGAATTTTAGCTTGAAAATCGAAGTAGGTTATGTGcactatttttacaattattcattacTGTGATTCCCGTGGGCAGCGGAAGAGGTTTGAAATTGGGGAGAGggtgggggggctgaccatgcaaacaatcacaatcagatggtaattttaagttttgtacactgttttttaaagaaaaagtgaggggctgaagcccacgcacccccccccccggttccgcggtcCCTGTTATACGTCCGTACcaaaccaaaaaaaaggggaaaaaatgtgtaaaaagaGTATTGGGATAAACATCTGTCATGCCTTTACAATAAAAGCTCCATGCCTGTACAAACTGAGATTGCTCGGAAAGGGGCGTTCACTTTTCCTAGCAATTTTAGATAGTCTATGATTTCAGACGCTgcttttatttatatatatcataaattttgtatgtttatagTCGATGAAAAAGAGGATCACTGTATGACAGATGTCCTCCTGATTTTGTACAGATCCTTTCAGCTTTCttttgaaataagaataaatgatCGAATTTGGTTTCAAGTTACCACAGTTTCCCCCAGATAAGGTTACAATGATAAACTAATTGCACATCATAAGAAGAGAATACTctgacaaaaaatatatttacccTTGTATAATATTCCAGTTCCTTTAGCACTTGATGGTAAGATATTTGTGAAGTGCGTAGGGATACATAGTATTTGACAATCCAGTACATGACATTGGCCAATATGCTCTCTAAGgtcacaataaataaataaatcaacggGCCTAAATGATTAAAACTATATGAAAAATGTATCTTAATGTGATATTTCTACATCTCGTACAATTCGTTGCACATGTTTAGATTTTCCGATAATGTAAAGCACTTTTTACGTTCGCCGCATAGGTGTGAGTACAACACTGGTATCATGCGAGGATACTGCGACAACCACACCGTCACCATCACCTACAACACATGATCCAGCCACCACGGCACCAACCACGTCTCCCGATAGTACAACGGGGAACCCGACCACTACTGTAAACTCGACATCACAGCCTCAGCCGACGGCGACGACGATGAACGACACAGAAGCCCCTCAGAGCAGCACCTCACCGACGGCCACCACAGTACCGCCGTCGACGCCGAAACCGACAACAGAGGCCCCTCCGGAGATCGGGACGTGGACCGTTGCAGACAGCGCCAAGAACCTGACGTGTATGAAGATGACCTTCAAAGGAACCATCACCAGGACGAAAATGGTAAGATCTGTTGATCAATGTTCCAAAGGTCCACTGCCAATCCCCTATCTTAATCAGATTCGACCAAGTACAGATCACTCATTGAAATTCTGAAACCACCACACCTTGACGCatccacatgataaaaaaattaattaaatgactaataaagaaagaagacaTCAAGCAGAACATTGCTAGGTTCCCATCGCCGATGTAACCTACTCGATCAAGACATTTTCGGCAAGGTCGAAAATTTCGGTACGTTCAAAATATGTGAGGAGGTATACCTATTTGATAACCAGAACGATGTCGACCAATGTCGAACTGACGTGTTCATCCAGGCTTGCTTGCCGAGCTAGACAGACAAGGCCAAGAATATCGAGCAGGTCAGTGTGGGAAGCCAGAAAATTTCTGCTTGATGTCTTATTACCTTCACCGGtagttatattttcatattatcttatcttttgaagaaaaaagtgtCGTGGTTGTACTCCTGCCTTTCAGAGAAGCGATTGGGGTTCAAAAGTTATACTTCAGGCgtttatttccttcagcaagaaatgtatccacattttGCTGCTCACCACCCATGTGAGATGAAAGGGTGATAATGTTCACAGATATGGTATCTGCGCTAGATAATATTGAGGGACCCATTTTTAGTAGAGAGCGTGGAGAGCGTAGAGAgcgtgtggagcgttgtggcccagtggataagtcttctgactttgaaacagagggtcgtgggttcgaatcccagccatggtgtaatttccttctgcaagaaatttatccacattgtgctgcactcgacccaggcgagctaaagccggggtaataatgataataataacaacgcgcctcggaatacaatatttctagatagatggcgctatataaatgcctattattattattattagtagtagtagtagtagtagtagtagtagtagtagcagtagtatcatttataattgatcttttattttgtatgcctatttactatctattgctTGTAATTCCAGATGAATAGTGACTATGTTATGTACTACATTCTTTCGTTTATCTATAGACTCCCATTCTGATCCCGATCACGGCTGCTGCGGACTCCTCGACGTGCAGTGATCAGCAATCCAGCTTGGTTCTCCAGTTCAACGACGAAAACATGACGAGCATCGAAGTCGTTCTCAGCTTCGTCATGCAAGACAAGAAGACATCGTACCTGTGGTCATCGTCGATCACGTACAGTAAGTTTGAAAGAGGGATCATTAATAACTGCTGGATATCCATTTTGTCATTTCATTTGCTTCCActgctccgtaacacaaagattggCGATCAATCGccaaatgaactgaccaatcaagatcattttTACATGTGCATTTGacttaaaatactgaccaggaaccaatcattAGTGTTCTCTCATATTTGCTAtttattgctaagctttgtgttacggggtaATGAGAACGGCACGGATTTAttctcgacccccccccccgtcccctcGTGATCCGCACCTTATTAAATACTAAATACACAGTATATGAATGAAGGGACTTTTACCTTATGTATTTCGTATTTGCTTTGCATCTTCATATCAGCATATATTTTAGATagaacattttcatttattaagcAGTCTGCATGACATAGTATCAAGCTACAATAGTATTTCTTGTTTGCTACTTTGTGATGTCATCATCAGAATAAAGCAGCAGCTCAAGTAAAAAACTGGGGTCGTCATGGTTGCGTTTTGTAAACTCTGAAAAAGCGATTTGTCTGACGGTTGTATTGTTGTATTACTAGAAATTAGTGTTCttctttcattcatattttatagATCAAACAAAAGAGGAACAGGTCCAGGTCCTGTTTGAGACCCCCGTTGGTCGAAGCTATCAGTGCAATAAACAGGTCGTTCCGCTCGGAGCAACATACAGCCTCACTTTAGAAGACATGCAACTCCAGCCGTTTGCTTCTTTTGCTAATCATGACTTTGGAAAAGgtaagttttgttgaaaaactGCGACCATCCAGACCATAAGACGTGCACTGTGCCACTAATCGAATACCCCTTTCTATTTTTGTCTATGGATGCTGCTATTGCTGTCGCTATTTTTTGCCAATACTACTTCGTCATCTACTGCTgatactacgactactactaataccactgctactactactactacctctactactaccaccacttctactaccaccacgactactactactacatctactactactactactactactatatactactactactactactactactactactactactactactactactactactactactactactactactactactactactactactactactactactactactactactactatactactactgctgctgttgctgctgctacttctaccATCCCATCATCACCACAAACATTACTGCTTCAATTTACATTATTGAATTTATaccattactattactacttcttcAACTACTACTTAGACGACAacgacgacgacgactactactactactacttttattaCTACTACGTTATTTTTGTTACTCATCCTATTTCAATGTCAAAAATAATAAGTATAAAATCACCACTGTCATTCACTATCAaactttttctctctcttttatgctcttgaacatgttgaatttacAGCTTACTCATGCGTGCCACCGCCGAGTGGACCTAACGCCGCGGTCATTGTCGGGTTGGTTCTCGGAGGTATCATACTCATTCTCCTGATCGCCGTCATCAGCTTATGCAGGAAAAAGAAGGGACCGGGAAGAGGCTACaacaatttttcataaaacctTTAGATTCAGGCAATGTTTTTCGTTGACGAATAACAATTTTAAGAATCCCGGTTGGTGCGTCGCAAATCTCTTTGTAAAATTACGCACGACTGtatgcacgactggtgatcccatATTGCGCCAAAAGATACATCCCTATGTTGCTGATTTAGCACCTAAGAAAATATTCCAATCAAATGAATTCAATCATggtttattttgtataaaaaacaatacatgttaCAAAGCCAGAAGGctgaaattaacatgtttacaagaAAACGTTCACAAGTCATGGATAAAAGCAaacaattacaatttacaatgtacatagataataaataaatttcaaagagcaagtgtacatgaaattcattaaatataataaaatagaacgaaaaaaagaaatacaatattaaaaagtgatgaatattagataattaaaaattcaaatcgtgtgtaacgtcataactttacgattagcttcatgaaacacgccccccccccggaaggcTCCCACTGACGAAAAACTTGCCTACTCCACAACGCCTGATCAAAATATGTCTCAGCTTGATTGGTCTTGCTTGGTAATGTGATAATTGGGGCATGTTCTCCAATCAATACTTCCTacatatttaaatattgtaGTTGGTATGACACTGAGACCAATCATCGTCTTTAACGAACTCAACCGAacagtgtttcataaagctgttcgtaagttaagagcgactttaagaacgactggtgaccctttcctACGCGCTTAATACCTCGCCAATGAATacaccatttaccacaagaaaggatcactagtcgttcttaaagtcgctcttaacttacgaacagctttatgaaacggtcacCTGATCGAATTGGCGTTTCCGCAACCGCGGCGGAGAACGCTTTCAAGAACAGAGAAAATATATTGTTAAATGCCCTTCAGGACAaagaacaaccaagaagtctttgtcgaaaatctgCCAATCAAACCAGCTGTTTTGCCTTGGAATCTGGAAACTTTGAACAACCtcatttatttgcattttttcgtCAGCTTTGAAACTTAGGACGAGACCGCTGTatcggttcaccaattttcgtcAAAGACCTCCgaagctgttcattgtcatttgaggGGCATTTTCAATTCATCTACCGTGCTCTTAAATCCATACCCGTTGCAGTTGTAAGAACAGTTCGGCTGTGGAAATCTATAGGACGATGAACCTCGGCCTTTTATTTATGCACATAATCAGTCTGCAATACGTCTTGGGAAAACAAAATGATCAGCTCAATCGCTTAGCTTAATTGCCCTCTCGCTCAAATGTATTCGCTTGGATACAATTATTAATATTCTATGGTTCACCGTAATTACAATAGTGCGATTCCGTGTACAAAATTGATTTATCGACTTTGTTTACGTATCATGTTGTAATGGATTTTCGAAAAACTGACTATATACACTAAAAATTATAAGCTTGTAATAATCAAACATAACAACACAACATAATTTTCCTGGAAAAAACGATTGTGTCCaattttcatgttttggggttttttttcaaatgatgtTTTGGAAAACAAAATGATCAGCTCAATCGCTTAGCTTAATTGTCCTCTCACTCAAATGTATACGCTTGGATACAATTATTAATATTCTATGGTTCACCGTAATTACAATAGTGTGATTCCGTACAAAATTGATTTATCGACTTTGTTTACGTATTAAGTTGTAGTGGATTTTCGAAAAACTGACTATATACACTAAAACTTATAAACTTGTAATAATCAAACATAACAACACAACATAATTTTCATGGAAAAAACGATTGTGTGcaattttcatgtttgtttattttttgaaatgatCTTGTCGTGGATGATAGTGTAAATGTATTTTGAAGATGATGGATTATGAGTCATTATTTGAGAATTCACTGGTTTTATTCTTACACACGTCAGCAGAATATCTTGCAATTATGTcgtaatatattttcatattttaaaagttACATATGTTCATGCATGTTTATGTATCAACAGTGCAAGGAcaatggcggcggaagcccccaaaattagaggaggtctacctgaaattttgcgatggacacatgtaaaaaaatttgacaagcaaaaaaaaaaggtcatcataAATTCACCCTTTCTTAGACCCCGACTGATAATCCTTTtgcttttaatttcattattacaattattagaAAAAGTCGTgttttatgtttgttgaatCTTTCTGCCAA contains:
- the LOC121430197 gene encoding lysosome-associated membrane glycoprotein 2-like, yielding MASKTLVFVIALIGVSTTLVSCEDTATTTPSPSPTTHDPATTAPTTSPDSTTGNPTTTVNSTSQPQPTATTMNDTEAPQSSTSPTATTVPPSTPKPTTEAPPEIGTWTVADSAKNLTCMKMTFKGTITRTKMTPILIPITAAADSSTCSDQQSSLVLQFNDENMTSIEVVLSFVMQDKKTSYLWSSSITYNQTKEEQVQVLFETPVGRSYQCNKQVVPLGATYSLTLEDMQLQPFASFANHDFGKAYSCVPPPSGPNAAVIVGLVLGGIILILLIAVISLCRKKKGPGRGYNNFS